From the Synechococcus sp. HK01-R genome, one window contains:
- the gshA gene encoding glutamate--cysteine ligase — protein sequence MSHPLLLKGFEVELFTGRPDGENVGVAAQACRELEGFVTEPDQRNLEYVTAPEADYSSLREALISPRRRLRQWLAPRQLTLLPGSCLSLGDPSRFERTNPDNPYHDLIERSYGTRVVTASIHINLGIAAADDLFRALRLVRCEAALWLALSASSPFLGGAVTGAHSQRWLQFPLTPPQVPLFRDQTHYVQWMEEQLQAGSMHNVRHLWTSVRPNGPRRPHELNRLELRICDLISDPDLLLAVTTLLELRVIALLEGAEGLDPLQSSSLTLDQLADLCDANETAAARCSLDAELRHWQDGRPINGKDWVRLLLASVQPQAMRLGLSSRLAPIDKVLQDGNQAMRWLKAHASGTPIREVMRTAIAEMATEELPMSSDSGVLG from the coding sequence ATGAGCCATCCCCTACTCCTGAAGGGCTTCGAGGTGGAACTGTTCACAGGCCGGCCTGACGGAGAGAACGTCGGGGTCGCCGCACAGGCATGCCGTGAGCTGGAGGGCTTCGTGACCGAGCCTGACCAGCGGAACCTCGAATACGTCACGGCACCAGAGGCCGACTACAGCTCCCTGCGGGAAGCCCTGATCAGCCCTCGACGCCGGCTGCGTCAGTGGCTGGCACCTCGCCAGCTCACCCTGCTTCCCGGAAGCTGCCTGAGCCTGGGAGACCCGAGTCGATTCGAACGTACGAACCCCGACAATCCTTATCACGATCTGATCGAACGCAGCTACGGCACCCGAGTGGTGACCGCAAGCATCCATATCAACCTTGGCATCGCCGCCGCCGATGATCTGTTTCGGGCCCTGCGCCTTGTGCGTTGCGAAGCAGCCCTCTGGCTGGCGCTGAGCGCTAGCTCCCCCTTCCTGGGAGGCGCCGTCACCGGAGCCCATTCCCAACGTTGGCTGCAGTTCCCCCTCACACCACCCCAGGTGCCTCTGTTCCGTGACCAAACCCACTATGTGCAGTGGATGGAGGAGCAGCTGCAGGCGGGAAGCATGCACAACGTTCGCCATTTGTGGACGTCTGTGCGCCCCAACGGTCCACGACGTCCTCATGAACTCAACAGGCTCGAACTGCGCATCTGCGACCTGATCAGCGATCCAGACCTGCTGCTGGCGGTCACCACACTGCTTGAGCTCCGTGTGATCGCCCTACTGGAAGGAGCGGAAGGGCTGGACCCACTGCAAAGCAGCTCCCTCACGCTGGATCAGCTGGCCGACCTTTGCGATGCCAATGAAACTGCTGCAGCCCGATGCAGTCTTGATGCCGAACTACGGCACTGGCAGGACGGCCGCCCGATCAACGGCAAAGACTGGGTGCGTCTCTTGCTGGCATCCGTCCAACCCCAAGCCATGAGATTGGGCCTCAGCTCCCGCTTGGCACCAATCGACAAGGTGCTGCAGGACGGCAATCAGGCGATGCGCTGGCTCAAGGCCCATGCCAGCGGAACCCCCATCCGAGAGGTGATGCGCACCGCCATCGCCGAGATGGCCACCGAAGAGCTCCCCATGAGCAGCGATTCAGGCGTTTTGGGATGA
- the ppc gene encoding phosphoenolpyruvate carboxylase: MPSTSALNTECDPSGLASPAPGGDQLLQQRLELVEDLWETVLRSECPPEQAERLLQMKQLSAPLANEPQSSASDAVVQLIREMDLVEAIAAARAFSLYFQLVNILEQRIEEDSYLASISRSADQPDRIDPFAPPLASQTEPATFQELFERLRRLNVPPAQLEALLQNLDIRLVFTAHPTEIVRHTVRHKQRRVATLLQQLQGSTEVSKGDQASLRQQLEEEIRLWWRTDELHQFKPSVLDEVDYALHYFQQVLFDAMPQLRRRISSALQQSYPDVRLPPSAFCTFGSWVGSDRDGNPSVTPEITWRTACYQRQLMLDRYVSAVQDLRDQLSISMQWSQVSAPLLESLEMDRLRFPEIYEERAARYRLEPYRLKLSYMLERLRLTQQRNQQLSDAGWRTPPEGLIPCPTGAAAGNSAEALHYDSVAEFRSDLELIRNSLVSTELTCEPLDTLLTQVHIFGFSLASLDIRQESTRHSDALDELTRYLRLPTAYGEMDEAARVQWLLSEMQTRRPLIPPAVEWSSTTAETIAVFRMLHRLQEEFGSRICRTYVISMSHTVSDLLEVLLLAKEAGLVDPAAHHADLLVVPLFETVEDLQRAPEVMGQMFENPLYRQLLPRVGEQAQPLQELMLGYSDSNKDSGFLSSNWEIHQAQIALQDLASRHGVALRLFHGRGGSVGRGGGPAYQAILAQPSGTLQGRIKITEQGEVLASKYSLPELALYNLETVSTAVVQNSLVTNQLDATPSWNELMARLASRSRSHYRALVHDNPDLVAFFQQVTPIEEISKLQISSRPARRKSGAKDLSSLRAIPWVFGWTQSRFLLPSWFGVGTALAEEVSSDPEQLELLRRLHQRWPFFRMLISKVEMTLSKVDLDLAHHYVSSLGRADHREAFERIYATIAAEHDLTRQLVLEITGQDRLLDGDPALQLSVDLRNRTIVPLGFLQVALLRRLRDQNRQPPMSEAPNTDPDGRTYSRSELLRGALLTINGIAAGMRNTG; the protein is encoded by the coding sequence ATGCCTTCGACCTCCGCCCTCAACACCGAGTGCGACCCCAGCGGTTTGGCATCGCCAGCGCCGGGCGGAGATCAACTGCTCCAGCAGCGCCTGGAGCTGGTGGAGGACCTCTGGGAAACCGTTCTGCGCAGTGAGTGCCCTCCTGAGCAAGCAGAGCGCTTGCTGCAGATGAAGCAACTGAGTGCTCCCCTCGCCAACGAACCCCAGAGTTCCGCGAGTGACGCCGTCGTTCAGCTGATCCGCGAGATGGATCTGGTCGAGGCGATCGCCGCGGCCCGGGCGTTCTCCCTTTATTTCCAATTGGTGAACATCCTCGAGCAGAGGATTGAGGAAGACAGCTACTTGGCGAGCATCAGTCGCTCCGCTGATCAGCCCGATCGGATCGATCCTTTTGCGCCGCCCCTAGCGAGCCAAACCGAACCAGCGACCTTCCAGGAACTGTTCGAGCGACTCAGACGCTTGAACGTGCCGCCGGCCCAGCTCGAGGCATTGCTTCAAAACCTCGATATCCGCCTGGTCTTCACAGCCCACCCCACGGAGATTGTTCGGCACACCGTGCGCCACAAGCAGAGGCGGGTGGCAACCCTGCTCCAACAGCTACAGGGCAGTACCGAGGTCAGCAAAGGGGATCAAGCCAGCCTGCGCCAACAGTTGGAAGAGGAGATCCGTCTTTGGTGGCGCACCGACGAGCTTCATCAATTCAAGCCGTCGGTGCTCGACGAGGTCGATTACGCCCTGCACTACTTCCAGCAGGTGCTCTTCGATGCCATGCCCCAGCTCCGGCGTCGGATCAGCTCGGCTCTCCAACAGAGCTATCCGGATGTTCGCCTCCCCCCCTCAGCCTTCTGCACCTTTGGTTCCTGGGTGGGCTCCGATCGGGATGGCAATCCCTCGGTGACACCTGAAATCACCTGGCGCACCGCCTGCTATCAGCGCCAGCTGATGCTCGATCGCTACGTCTCAGCGGTGCAGGACCTGCGCGACCAGCTGAGCATTTCGATGCAGTGGAGTCAGGTGAGCGCACCGCTCCTGGAATCGCTGGAAATGGACCGGTTGCGCTTTCCCGAGATCTATGAAGAGCGGGCAGCTCGCTACCGCCTGGAGCCTTATCGACTGAAGCTGAGCTACATGCTGGAACGCTTGCGGCTCACACAGCAACGCAACCAACAGCTCTCGGATGCAGGCTGGCGCACCCCTCCAGAGGGACTGATTCCTTGCCCGACTGGAGCCGCCGCCGGGAACAGCGCCGAAGCGCTGCACTACGACTCCGTCGCTGAATTCCGTAGTGATCTCGAGCTGATCCGTAACAGCTTGGTGAGCACCGAGCTGACTTGCGAACCACTGGACACCTTGCTGACCCAGGTGCACATCTTTGGGTTTTCCCTCGCCAGTCTCGATATTCGCCAAGAGAGCACGCGCCACAGTGATGCCCTCGATGAGCTGACCCGCTATCTGCGACTTCCCACCGCCTACGGCGAGATGGATGAAGCGGCCAGGGTTCAATGGCTGCTCTCGGAAATGCAGACACGCCGCCCGCTGATCCCTCCAGCCGTGGAATGGTCTTCGACCACCGCGGAGACGATCGCGGTGTTCCGGATGCTCCATCGCCTTCAGGAGGAGTTCGGCAGTCGCATCTGCCGCACCTACGTGATCTCCATGAGTCACACCGTCTCCGATCTCCTGGAGGTGCTGCTCTTGGCCAAGGAAGCGGGCCTGGTGGATCCGGCTGCTCATCACGCCGATCTGCTTGTCGTGCCCCTGTTTGAAACGGTTGAGGACCTGCAGAGGGCGCCGGAAGTGATGGGCCAGATGTTTGAGAATCCGCTCTACAGACAACTGTTGCCCCGGGTTGGCGAACAAGCCCAGCCCCTCCAGGAGTTGATGCTGGGCTATTCCGACAGCAACAAGGATTCAGGCTTCCTCTCGAGCAACTGGGAAATCCATCAGGCCCAGATCGCCCTCCAAGATCTGGCCAGCCGCCACGGCGTCGCCCTGCGCCTGTTCCATGGCCGCGGGGGCTCCGTGGGACGAGGAGGTGGGCCTGCTTACCAGGCGATCTTGGCTCAGCCCAGTGGCACTCTGCAGGGACGCATCAAGATCACGGAGCAGGGAGAGGTCCTGGCCTCGAAATACAGCCTTCCCGAACTGGCGCTCTACAACCTGGAAACGGTCAGCACGGCTGTGGTTCAGAACAGCCTGGTGACCAATCAACTGGATGCCACCCCCAGCTGGAATGAATTGATGGCGCGGCTGGCCAGCCGGTCCCGCAGCCACTACCGAGCTCTGGTCCACGACAATCCCGACTTAGTGGCTTTTTTCCAGCAAGTCACGCCGATCGAGGAAATCAGCAAGTTGCAGATCTCCAGCCGACCGGCAAGGCGCAAGAGCGGTGCGAAGGATCTCTCTAGCCTTCGGGCAATTCCCTGGGTCTTCGGCTGGACGCAAAGTCGCTTCCTCCTACCCAGCTGGTTTGGCGTTGGCACAGCACTCGCTGAGGAGGTGAGTTCCGATCCTGAACAATTGGAATTGCTGCGCCGGCTGCACCAGCGCTGGCCGTTCTTCCGGATGCTGATCTCCAAGGTGGAGATGACGCTCTCCAAGGTTGACCTTGACCTTGCCCACCATTACGTGTCCAGCCTGGGCAGAGCCGACCACCGCGAAGCCTTTGAACGCATTTACGCCACCATCGCGGCAGAGCACGACCTCACGCGACAGCTCGTGCTCGAAATCACCGGTCAAGATCGGCTCCTGGACGGCGATCCCGCGCTGCAGCTTTCAGTGGACCTACGCAACCGCACGATCGTGCCCCTCGGATTCCTGCAGGTCGCACTCCTTCGGCGCTTGCGCGATCAGAACCGTCAACCACCCATGAGCGAGGCCCCGAACACCGATCCCGATGGCCGCACCTACAGCCGCAGCGAGCTGCTGCGCGGGGCGCTGCTCACCATCAATGGGATCGCTGCAGGGATGCGGAACACCGGCTGA
- a CDS encoding N-acetyltransferase, translating into MSFLPFRQQTPVPSLPAGCALYQDLPPSAEAINELLQACAEPCLPPERWGAALERSLWCLSIVSENDGQLLGFVRATSDRALNANLWTLAVRPGANQAQLTVVLVHRSLAILRRDLPGCSISIAAPSSALAALKNQGFVLDPGGIRAMGLKLR; encoded by the coding sequence GTGTCATTCCTTCCCTTCCGACAACAAACGCCGGTCCCCAGCCTTCCCGCCGGTTGTGCCCTCTATCAGGATCTCCCCCCTTCAGCAGAGGCCATCAATGAGCTGCTCCAAGCCTGCGCTGAACCGTGCCTACCTCCGGAGCGTTGGGGAGCAGCCCTGGAACGGAGTCTTTGGTGCCTGAGCATCGTTTCAGAGAACGATGGTCAGCTCCTCGGCTTCGTGCGCGCCACCAGCGATCGTGCTCTCAATGCCAATCTATGGACGTTGGCGGTTCGACCTGGGGCGAATCAGGCCCAGTTGACTGTCGTTTTAGTGCATCGCTCCCTGGCAATCCTCCGTCGAGATCTACCAGGTTGCAGTATTTCAATCGCGGCACCGTCCTCAGCGCTTGCCGCACTCAAGAATCAAGGGTTTGTGTTGGATCCCGGCGGAATCCGAGCCATGGGACTCAAGCTCCGCTGA
- the recF gene encoding DNA replication/repair protein RecF, which yields MQGFRNYSHLQLEIESPRLLVIGSNGIGKSNLLEAVELLGSLRSHRSSQDQDLVQWDQPRALLRAITPDQDQLELELRRRGGRQARRNGKVLERQLDLIGPLRCVGFSALDLHLVRGEPALRRQWLDRVVLQLEPIYSELNSRYGRLLRQRAQLWRQHREGPAFDHLLDAFDEQMALVSTRIHRRRRRALSRLQPLAAAWQRRLSDNHESLELNYRPGSVLEGEEAEEPWREAIQHQFRIQRPEEARLGSCRVGPHRDEIDLLLNGTSARRFASAGQQRTLVLALKLAELQLVGELWGEPPLLLLDDVLAELDPVRQLALLEAVGTSHQCLVSATHLDAFEGQWHQHAQIVEAEYLASNGNLR from the coding sequence CTGCAGGGTTTCCGCAACTACAGCCATCTGCAGCTGGAGATCGAATCACCCCGCTTGCTCGTCATCGGCAGCAACGGGATCGGAAAATCCAACCTGCTTGAAGCGGTTGAACTACTTGGCAGCCTGCGCTCCCATCGCTCCAGCCAGGATCAGGATCTGGTGCAGTGGGATCAACCCAGGGCTCTGCTGCGAGCCATCACGCCAGACCAGGATCAGCTGGAGCTCGAGCTGCGCCGGCGAGGTGGTCGCCAAGCCCGCCGCAACGGCAAGGTGCTGGAACGTCAACTGGATCTGATCGGCCCCCTGCGCTGCGTCGGCTTCAGTGCGTTGGATCTCCATCTGGTGCGAGGGGAACCGGCGCTTCGCCGACAGTGGCTCGACAGGGTGGTGCTGCAGCTTGAGCCGATCTACAGCGAGTTGAACAGTCGCTATGGGCGGCTCCTGCGCCAGCGAGCCCAGCTCTGGCGACAACACCGAGAAGGACCTGCATTCGATCACTTGCTCGATGCCTTCGATGAACAGATGGCCCTGGTGAGCACCAGGATTCATCGCCGGCGCCGCCGGGCCCTAAGCCGACTCCAACCTCTAGCCGCTGCCTGGCAGAGACGCCTGAGCGACAACCACGAAAGCCTTGAGCTGAACTACCGGCCCGGCAGCGTGTTGGAGGGAGAGGAGGCGGAGGAACCCTGGCGGGAAGCGATTCAGCACCAGTTCCGGATCCAACGGCCAGAGGAAGCACGCCTTGGCTCCTGCAGGGTTGGCCCCCACCGCGACGAAATCGATCTCCTTCTGAACGGCACCTCAGCGCGTCGCTTCGCCAGCGCTGGGCAGCAGCGCACTCTGGTGCTAGCCCTCAAGCTGGCGGAGCTGCAGCTGGTAGGGGAGCTGTGGGGGGAGCCACCACTCCTGCTGCTGGATGATGTCTTGGCTGAATTGGATCCTGTACGCCAGCTGGCTCTCCTTGAAGCGGTCGGAACCTCCCACCAGTGTCTGGTGAGCGCCACGCATCTCGATGCCTTTGAAGGGCAATGGCATCAGCACGCCCAGATCGTCGAGGCCGAATACCTGGCTTCCAACGGGAACCTGAGGTAA
- the speD gene encoding adenosylmethionine decarboxylase: MEQTLSCLHPNPGWGGADSSPADSSTTPSATDMVGKHCILELYDCDTSKLDDEAFLRTTITTAAKRAGATLLNLITHRFEPQGVTGLALLAESHISIHTWPESGYAAIDVFTCGDHTMPERACDVLRKELKAGRHALRSFLRETPAALVDSERTPSLSAA; encoded by the coding sequence ATGGAGCAGACCCTGTCTTGCCTGCATCCCAACCCGGGATGGGGCGGCGCCGATTCCTCGCCAGCCGACAGTTCCACCACACCCAGTGCCACCGACATGGTGGGCAAACACTGCATTCTCGAGCTTTACGACTGCGACACCAGCAAGCTCGACGACGAAGCCTTTCTGAGGACCACCATCACGACAGCAGCGAAACGTGCTGGTGCCACACTCCTCAACCTGATCACCCATCGGTTCGAACCACAGGGCGTGACGGGACTAGCTCTCCTGGCTGAATCTCACATTTCCATCCACACCTGGCCCGAAAGTGGCTACGCCGCTATCGATGTTTTCACGTGTGGTGATCACACCATGCCTGAACGAGCTTGCGACGTTCTCCGCAAGGAGCTCAAGGCAGGTCGCCATGCCCTTCGCAGTTTCCTGCGGGAGACACCGGCAGCCTTGGTCGATAGCGAACGGACGCCGAGTCTTTCAGCGGCCTGA
- the larE gene encoding ATP-dependent sacrificial sulfur transferase LarE — protein sequence MASLKRVDQTLTLSADERSKLEDLRQWMRRHERLCVAYSGGVDSTLVAAIAFEQLGSMAMAITGVSPALAPHLRAEARQQAVWVGIEHREVQTAELDDPAYSSNPQDRCFACKRELHRHLGLIAAAAGAAQVVDGVNHDDLGDHRPGIDAARLAGVRSPLAELAIDKLMVRSLSRVLGFPWWNKPAQPCLASRFPYGDPIAAERLRRVGAAEEWLRHQGFPEVRVRSHGQAARVEVPVDRIASLVEPQLRSALVEALMGFGFTAVSLDLEGLVSGKLNRDRFQDRG from the coding sequence TTGGCATCACTGAAACGAGTGGATCAGACGCTCACACTGTCTGCTGACGAGCGCAGCAAGCTTGAGGATCTGCGTCAGTGGATGCGGCGTCATGAGCGCCTTTGCGTGGCCTACTCCGGAGGTGTTGACAGCACCCTCGTGGCGGCGATCGCCTTCGAGCAGCTTGGTTCGATGGCTATGGCGATTACTGGGGTTTCCCCGGCCCTGGCCCCCCATTTGCGCGCTGAGGCCAGGCAGCAGGCCGTTTGGGTGGGAATCGAGCACCGGGAGGTGCAAACCGCAGAGCTGGATGATCCCGCTTATTCCAGTAATCCCCAAGACCGTTGCTTCGCCTGCAAGCGAGAACTGCATCGCCATCTAGGTCTCATCGCCGCGGCAGCCGGGGCTGCCCAGGTGGTGGATGGGGTCAATCATGACGATCTTGGGGATCACAGACCAGGAATCGATGCGGCGCGTCTGGCCGGCGTGCGTTCCCCGCTGGCGGAATTGGCCATCGACAAGTTGATGGTGCGCAGCCTCTCCCGTGTGCTTGGTTTCCCCTGGTGGAATAAGCCAGCCCAGCCCTGCTTGGCCTCCCGCTTTCCCTACGGCGATCCGATTGCCGCGGAGCGTCTGCGTCGGGTCGGGGCGGCCGAGGAGTGGTTGCGCCATCAGGGATTCCCTGAGGTGCGCGTGCGCAGCCATGGCCAGGCGGCCAGGGTGGAAGTGCCTGTGGACCGAATCGCTTCCTTGGTGGAGCCTCAGCTGCGCAGCGCCCTCGTGGAGGCACTGATGGGCTTTGGTTTCACAGCGGTCAGTCTCGATCTAGAGGGGTTGGTCAGCGGCAAGCTCAACCGCGATCGGTTCCAAGATCGCGGTTAA
- a CDS encoding cob(I)yrinic acid a,c-diamide adenosyltransferase: MAGNRRPAIGIVTAADSQERSHGQLHVYDGEGKGKSQAALGVVLRTIGLGICEQRRTRVLLLRFLKGPGRAYDEDAAIEALQQGFPHLIDQVRTGRGDYFGADEVTRFDRQEAQRGWDIAKGAIASALYSVVVLDELNPVLELGLLDIDDVMRSLRERPEGMEIIVTGRAAPRQLVQIADLHSEMRAHRRPAPTDGNVITIEPQGGIEIYTGEGKGKSTSALGKALQAIGRGISQDKSHRVLILQWLKGGSGYTEDAAIAALRESYPHLVDHLRSGRDAIVWRGQQQPIDYVEAERAWEIARAAISSGLYKTVILDELNPSVDLELLPVEPIVQTLLRKPAETEVIITGRCKNPPAYFDLASVHSEMVCHKHYAEQGVDLKRGVDY; this comes from the coding sequence ATGGCAGGGAATCGAAGGCCAGCCATCGGCATCGTCACGGCCGCTGACAGTCAAGAGCGCAGTCATGGACAGCTGCACGTCTATGACGGAGAGGGAAAGGGCAAGAGCCAGGCCGCTCTTGGTGTGGTGCTTCGCACCATTGGCCTGGGCATCTGCGAGCAGCGCCGCACCCGGGTGTTACTGCTGCGTTTCCTAAAGGGGCCTGGTCGGGCCTACGACGAAGATGCGGCAATTGAAGCGTTGCAGCAGGGCTTCCCCCATCTCATCGACCAGGTGCGTACCGGTCGGGGCGACTACTTCGGGGCTGATGAGGTCACCCGTTTCGATCGCCAGGAAGCACAGCGCGGCTGGGATATTGCCAAAGGAGCGATCGCGAGTGCCCTTTACTCCGTGGTGGTGCTTGATGAACTCAACCCCGTGCTCGAGCTGGGCCTGCTCGACATCGACGATGTCATGCGCAGTCTGAGGGAGCGCCCTGAGGGCATGGAAATCATCGTCACCGGCCGGGCAGCTCCGCGCCAGCTTGTGCAAATCGCTGATCTCCACTCCGAGATGCGTGCCCATCGGCGGCCGGCGCCCACGGACGGCAACGTGATCACGATTGAACCCCAAGGGGGAATCGAGATCTACACAGGAGAGGGAAAAGGCAAATCCACCAGCGCCCTTGGAAAGGCCCTACAGGCAATCGGCCGAGGCATCAGTCAGGACAAGAGCCACAGGGTGCTGATCCTCCAATGGCTCAAGGGGGGCAGCGGTTACACCGAGGACGCGGCGATCGCCGCGCTACGTGAGAGTTATCCCCATCTTGTGGACCATCTGCGCTCCGGGCGCGATGCCATTGTTTGGCGGGGCCAACAGCAACCGATCGACTACGTGGAAGCAGAGCGGGCCTGGGAAATCGCCCGTGCCGCTATCTCCAGCGGGCTCTACAAAACTGTGATCCTCGATGAACTCAATCCGAGCGTCGATCTGGAGTTATTACCAGTGGAGCCAATCGTGCAGACCCTGTTGCGCAAGCCTGCGGAGACGGAAGTCATCATCACCGGACGCTGCAAAAATCCTCCGGCCTATTTCGATCTGGCCAGCGTGCATTCCGAGATGGTGTGCCACAAGCACTACGCCGAACAGGGCGTTGATCTCAAACGCGGCGTGGATTACTAA
- the moeB gene encoding molybdopterin-synthase adenylyltransferase MoeB, with the protein MPNHDVGHPELSDEERSRYARHLALPEVGLEGQLRLKRASVLCVGSGGLGSPLLLYLAAAGVGRIGIVDFDRVEASNLQRQVIHGSASIGHSKTRSAAARVRDLNPHVQVEEHDIMLCADNALDIVRAYDLVCDGTDNFPSRYLVNDACALLGKPCIYGSVQGFSGQVSVFNRTVESPNYRDLVPEPPPPGLVPSCAAGGVVGVMPGLIGLIQATEVIKLITGIGDPLDGRLLLVDGLAMRFRELRLAPAPSRQPITGLIDYQAFCGTTGVAFAQEEQVESISVQELKALLDSGADLLLIDVRNQAEVEVAAIPGAELFPLATIESGEAFGAIRERAGDRPIYVHCKLGGRSAKAVTALSQQGIVAINVDGGIDAWSQQIDPAVPRY; encoded by the coding sequence ATGCCCAATCACGACGTCGGCCATCCCGAACTGAGTGATGAGGAGCGGTCCAGGTATGCACGCCACCTCGCACTGCCAGAGGTGGGACTGGAAGGCCAGCTGCGCCTGAAGCGGGCTTCGGTTCTGTGCGTGGGCAGTGGTGGCCTGGGCTCGCCTCTCTTGCTCTATCTCGCTGCTGCAGGGGTGGGCCGAATCGGCATTGTCGATTTTGATCGGGTGGAAGCCTCGAATCTGCAGCGCCAAGTGATTCACGGCAGCGCCAGCATTGGGCACTCGAAAACTCGCTCGGCGGCGGCCCGGGTTCGGGATCTCAACCCCCATGTGCAGGTGGAAGAGCACGACATCATGCTCTGTGCCGACAATGCCTTGGACATTGTGCGTGCCTATGACCTGGTCTGCGATGGCACTGACAATTTCCCCAGTCGCTACTTGGTGAATGACGCCTGCGCCCTCTTGGGAAAACCCTGCATCTATGGGTCGGTCCAGGGGTTCTCAGGTCAGGTGAGCGTTTTCAATCGCACGGTAGAAAGCCCGAACTATCGCGATCTTGTGCCGGAACCACCGCCCCCTGGTCTCGTTCCCTCCTGCGCTGCTGGTGGCGTTGTTGGCGTGATGCCTGGACTGATTGGTCTGATTCAGGCCACTGAGGTCATCAAACTGATTACAGGAATCGGCGATCCGCTGGATGGTCGCCTGCTGTTGGTGGACGGTCTGGCCATGCGCTTTCGGGAGCTGCGTCTCGCTCCAGCTCCTTCGCGACAGCCGATCACCGGCCTGATTGACTACCAAGCGTTCTGCGGCACCACTGGCGTCGCCTTTGCTCAGGAGGAGCAGGTGGAAAGCATTTCCGTGCAAGAGCTCAAAGCGTTGCTCGATTCCGGCGCTGATCTGCTTCTGATCGACGTCCGCAATCAGGCGGAGGTGGAGGTTGCGGCGATCCCAGGGGCTGAGCTGTTTCCCCTTGCCACGATTGAAAGCGGCGAAGCCTTCGGGGCGATCCGAGAGCGGGCGGGTGATCGACCGATCTATGTGCATTGCAAGCTTGGCGGTCGTTCCGCTAAGGCGGTGACAGCGCTGAGCCAGCAAGGGATTGTTGCCATCAATGTTGATGGAGGAATTGATGCTTGGTCCCAACAGATCGATCCTGCTGTTCCCCGTTACTAA
- a CDS encoding M67 family metallopeptidase has protein sequence MWFERIGQLTEWPERVCLGWDCLIVLRSSLRAALPNEGCALLLGTAHAANPRTWWVQQIWPCCNVWRPGLDALPELPEAVPTRRNRFALDPREQLHAQRWARDRGLQVLGTAHSHPGGQPRPSDQDQRWMVQPGLMLIMGKDAQVEAWWIAAGTATRLPLVHTHGNDG, from the coding sequence ATGTGGTTTGAGCGTATCGGTCAGCTCACCGAATGGCCAGAACGGGTGTGCCTCGGTTGGGATTGCCTGATCGTTCTGCGTTCCAGCCTGCGGGCAGCGTTGCCGAATGAGGGCTGTGCACTCTTGCTGGGCACTGCCCATGCGGCGAACCCCAGAACGTGGTGGGTGCAGCAGATCTGGCCTTGCTGCAATGTCTGGCGGCCGGGGCTGGATGCTCTGCCTGAGCTCCCGGAGGCTGTCCCGACCCGTCGCAACCGCTTTGCCCTCGACCCTAGAGAGCAGTTGCATGCCCAGCGCTGGGCTCGAGATCGTGGGCTTCAGGTGCTTGGTACGGCCCACTCGCATCCAGGGGGGCAGCCAAGGCCATCGGATCAGGATCAGCGTTGGATGGTGCAGCCGGGTTTGATGCTGATCATGGGCAAGGATGCTCAGGTTGAGGCCTGGTGGATCGCTGCCGGAACGGCCACCCGTCTGCCCCTCGTTCACACTCATGGGAACGACGGCTGA
- a CDS encoding CAAD domain-containing protein: MSEDSTAVKDASASTDTSSETANGGDSFNFTERYGEVLGKINSTLDQVDWSQAGRIGKVVGIFAAVIVAQILIKGILDTINLLPVVPGLLELLGVVVVGQWSWKNLTTSDKRQALITRVQTLRKEYLG, encoded by the coding sequence ATGAGCGAGGACAGCACCGCGGTGAAGGACGCGAGCGCCAGCACCGACACCAGCAGCGAGACGGCCAACGGCGGCGATAGCTTCAACTTCACTGAGCGTTATGGCGAGGTGCTGGGCAAAATCAATTCCACCCTTGATCAGGTGGATTGGAGCCAAGCTGGTCGCATCGGCAAGGTGGTCGGCATCTTCGCTGCTGTGATCGTTGCCCAAATCCTGATCAAAGGCATTCTCGACACCATCAATCTTCTGCCCGTGGTGCCCGGCCTGCTGGAACTGCTCGGCGTGGTTGTGGTCGGTCAGTGGAGCTGGAAAAATCTCACCACCAGCGATAAGCGCCAGGCCCTGATCACCCGGGTGCAGACCCTGCGCAAGGAATATCTAGGCTGA